From Trichoderma atroviride chromosome 1, complete sequence, one genomic window encodes:
- a CDS encoding uncharacterized protein (BUSCO:EOG092D3VNW) codes for MKLHYIGIIRNDSQPAHEIVAEKELSAYSRFTRSNYGEFMSLFAKTVAERTRPAQRQDVEEQDYTFHAYGRTEGICGIIISDHQYPALVAHQLLSKVVDEFLSKHPRSSWAQGDVTLPFPELTDYLAKYQDPQQADSIMKIQKELDETKIVLHKTIESVLQRGEKIDDLVAKSDGLSAQSKMFYQQAKKQNSCCVLM; via the exons ATGAAGCTTCACTACATCGGC ATTATCCGCAACGACTCCCAGCCCGCTCACGAGATCGTCGCAGAGAAGGAGCTGAGCGCCTACTCGCGCTTCACACGCAGCAA CTATGGCGAGTTCATGTCCCTTTTCGCAAAGACCGTCGCCGAGCGCACTCGACCCGCCCAACGACAAGACGTTGAAGAGCAAG ACTACACCTTCCACGCCTACGGCCGCACCGAGGGCATctgcggcatcatcatctccgaCCACCAATACCCCGCCCTGGTCGCCCACCAGCTCCTCAGCAAGGTCGTCGACGAGTTCCTCTCCAAGCACCCGCGCTCCTCATGGGCCCAGGGCGACGTCACCCTGCCCTTCCCCGAGCTGACGGACTACCTCGCCAAGTACCAGGACCCCCAGCAGGCCGACAGCATCATGAAGATCCAAAAGGAGCTAGACGAGACCAAGATTGTGCTGCACAAGACGATTGAGAGCGTGCTGCAGCGAGGAGAGAAGATTGACGATTTGGTGGCCAAGAGTGATGGGCTGAGCGCTCAGAGCAAAATGTTTTACC AGcaagcaaagaagcaaaactCTTGCTGCGTGTTGATGTAA
- a CDS encoding uncharacterized protein (EggNog:ENOG41) produces MQNQRGGPQKWADHRDYKYAHGPQSLSSVAAESTASLPNQNNNPYHSSGLDANSAAGRLRQGDQLEFSRSTDQISVQSKASFSSHRSASTKPKEPRNYKQYHIPIRAEVPSPASIPRNTPTSHLMAPSLTGGDETSTGIGMALGSPSHAPGSTDLRWQTGTLTTVTSGGACTGTSF; encoded by the coding sequence ATGCAGAATCAGAGGGGGGGCCCGCAAAAATGGGCAGATCACAGAGATTACAAGTACGCTCACGGGCCGCAGTCTCTCAGTTCTGTTGCGGCAGAGAGCACTGCCAGTCTCCCAAACCAAAACAACAACCCGTATCATTCTTCAGGCCTGGATGCCAATTCTGCCGCCGGACGGCTTAGACAGGGTGATCAGTTGGAATTTAGCAGGTCTACCGATCAGATCAGTGTACAATCGAAAGCgtccttctccagccatcGATCCGCAAGTACGAAGCCAAAGGAACCGAGAAACTACAAGCAATATCATATCCCGATTCGAGCCGAAGtaccatcaccagcatcgaTTCCTAGAAACACACCAACTTCGCACTTGATGGCACCATCATTAACAGGCGGAGACGAGACATCCACTGGGATAGGGATGGCGCTTGGAAGCCCAAGTCATGCTCCCGGGTCTACTGACTTGCGATGGCAGACTGGAACACTGACGACCGTAACGTCAGGGGGGGCATGCACAGGAACCAGCTTCTAA
- a CDS encoding uncharacterized protein (EggNog:ENOG41): MVDLANGAKNADDFGSGKKKSEKEGDTRGTGPVLRKDSSSSVSKFPPKDISGLPNQRNYAAPTRDAPVPPQPQFQPSKLLEVEIPTTQMDRFSVMFGTILKKQPSEYQYFLQAQQTWHTQPSATPEQAEKPQESRKAEETQQSQPKQAPEPSRRPSKDSVKTQESQQVLSPLRPQLSVRRQVKLDKLKVPAAKTFQDASISIEIVVPERRASSPLPKSSPSFSLFPQDQAPANTLPLRVSSRARSNTSPAMVNFPTPAMYKTTKGLRKRTTSVSTPSQDEPLPTDSQMTPERREKLISKFHRKESTSSEVSIPKVAGQLSESPASMTAPVSIPAPVQPRSILKKPSGPPPQPQPLSRAAEPKPPSSQRAPPAQRVSPSQRVSPTQKPSPSQRVAPSKHQHQKSTTSIRTNADEEEVERALYEAVEISIARQISVSRQQRNIVVPLMRSASKRVPGEAVAEAAALIKPERNKRMVETRTATPQLVHPEEEGNLGQSGYRKSSRVVLEGA, encoded by the coding sequence ATGGTGGATCTTGCGAATGGAGCAAAGAACGCTGATGACTTTGGAagtggaaagaagaagagcgagaaagAGGGCGACACTAGAGGCACAGGACCCGTATTGCGCAAAGACAGCTCGAGCAGCGTATCGAAATTTCCGCCCAAAGACATTTCTGGATTGCCAAATCAACGAAACTACGCGGCACCGACACGTGATGCCCCAGTTCCGCCACAGCCTCAATTCCAGCCTTCAAAGCTTCTAGAGGTTGAAATCCCAACAACTCAGATGGATCGATTCAGCGTCATGTTTGGAACTATTCTTAAGAAGCAGCCGTCTGAATATCAATACTTCTTACAAGCTCAACAGACCTGGCATACCCAGCCATCGGCGACGCCAGAGCAGGCTGAGAAACCACAAGAGTCGCGGAAGGCTGAAGAGACACAGCAATCTCAGCCTAAACAAGCCCCAGAGCCGTCAAGGAGGCCATCAAAGGACTCGGTCAAGACCCAAGAGTCACAACAAGTATTGTCACCGCTACGACCACAGTTGTCAGTCCGACGACAGGTCAAATTGGACAAGCTCAAAGTACCCGCAGCCAAGACTTTCCAAGACGCTTCTATTTCTATAGAGATCGTAGTGCCAGAACGACGAGCAAGTTCACCTTTGCCGAAAAGCTCACCCTCgttttccctctttccccAAGATCAAGCGCCCGCAAACACTCTTCCCCTAAGAGTCTCTTCACGCGCGCGATCAAATACCTCCCCTGCAATGGTCAACTTTCCGACTCCAGCCATGTacaaaacaacaaaaggATTAAGAAAAAGGACGACTTCCGTTTCTACTCCTTCTCAAGACGAGCCTTTACCGACAGATAGCCAAATGACACCGGAGCGACGTGAGAAACTTATTTCCAAGTTCCACCGTAAAGAGTCGACATCATCAGAGGTCTCTATACCGAAAGTCGCCGGACAGCTATCTGAATCTCCTGCTTCCATGACTGCACCGGTTTCCATACCGGCACCGGTACAGCCTCGATCAATTCTGAAGAAGCCCTCTGGACCGCcaccacaaccacaaccactGAGTCGCGCAGCAGAGCCCAAACCGCCGTCATCCCAAAGGGCGCCACCAGCTCAAAGAGTTTCACCGTCCCAAAGAGTTTCACCAACCCAAAAGCCTTCACCATCCCAAAGAGTAGCGCCTTCGAaacatcaacaccaaaagTCCACAACGTCGATCCGGACCAAcgcagacgaagaagaggtcgAAAGAGCCCTATACGAGGCTGTGGAAATATCTATTGCGCGTCAAATCAGCGTCTCAAGGCAGCAGCGTAATATTGTGGTGCCCTTGATGCGTTCCGCCTCAAAGAGGGTACCTGGGGAGGCTGTGGCGGAAGCGGCCGCCTTGATCAAGCCAGAAAGGAACAAGCGAATGGTTGAGACAAGGACAGCAACGCCACAGTTGGTgcatccagaagaagagggcaatTTGGGGCAGAGCGGCTATCGGAAGAGCTCGCGCGTGGTGCTCGAGGGTGCATGA
- a CDS encoding uncharacterized protein (EggNog:ENOG41) has protein sequence MSSSLEAKIVVLGAQNVGKTSLVMRYCKGSFNPAQITSTVGASFLTKRVVDNDSDTVVRLQIWDTAGQERFRSISRLYYRGANACILCYSITDAQSFTDMGEWLTELRRNLPADVVLHVVGTKADIVARDPSLRQVPFERCIAYVAENLAPGLGGTPPPTATPLNGQSYLSSAGIEPRSPSSKRSSGFWGQEIGWDACHEISAESGEGVEEVFRVVARKLVEQNRKMQQALLQATATPNTPGFESGMDGGYFDTSNGRGSFRIGRDRRSWLFPPGFSPAVTIDRAGSTQEQHDQLAESRQKQRQSSCC, from the exons ATGTCATCCTCTCTCGAGGCCAAGATTGTCGTCCTTGGCGCCCAAAACGTGGGCAAGACATCCCTTGTGATGCGGTACTGCAAAGGCTCCTTCAACCCGGCTCAGATCACGTCCACCGTGGGCGCCAGTTTCCTGACCAAGCGCGTGGTCGACAATGACTCCGACACTGTTGTGCGCCTCCAGATCTGGGATACGG ccgGCCAAGAGCGCTTCCGCTCCATATCGCGCCTGTATTATCGCGGCGCCAACGCCTGCATCCTCTGCTACAGCATCACCGATGCCCAGTCCTTTACCGACATGGGCGAGTGGCTGACCGAGCTGCGCCGCAATCTGCCCGCAGATGTCGTGCTGCACGTCGTCGGCACAAAAGCCGACATTGTTGCCCGCGACCCGTCTCTTCGCCAGGTTCCCTTTGAACGCTGCATCGCTTACGTAGCCGAAAACTTGGCCCCCGGCCTCGGTGGCACGCCACCCCCGACCGCCACGCCTCTCAACGGACAATCCTATCTCTCTTCGGCCGGCATCGAACCCCGGAGCCCAAGCTCCAAGCGGAGCTCCGGCTTCTGGGGCCAGGAGATTGGCTGGGACGCCTGTCACGAGATCAGCGCTGAGAGTGGCGAAGGCGTCGAAGAGGTGTTCCGCGTTGTCGCCAGGAAGCTCGTGGAGCAGAACCGCAAGATGCAGCAGGCACTTTTACAAGCAACGGCCACCCCAAATACACCAGGGTTTGAATCCGGTATGGACGGAGGATACTTTGATACTAGCAATGGCAGGGGGAGTTTTCGCATCGGGCGAGATAGGAGGAGCTGGCTATTCCCCCCTGGATTCTCGCCCGCCGTGACTATTGACAGAGCTGGGTCAACTCAAGAACAGCATGATCAACTGGCTGAGAGCCGGCAAAAACAACGACAGAGCAGCTGTTGCTAG